Proteins encoded by one window of Gemmatimonadota bacterium:
- a CDS encoding outer membrane beta-barrel protein produces MGTFMLRRFPAWLAVLMLTAFPAAAQENGNSAVSGLVEISGFVDASYTYSNLDDSNTFGLDQVEIDLSRNLGDIGSLRADLEWVSDGEGGFTLDAEQGYVTLDLGMGRGEGNYPTLTFGKFNAPIGFELLDAPDMYQYSHALVFDNGLPTNLTGAMLSMDLGGGIDVVVHLSNGWDQNVDANTNKMIGGRLGYSHDEIGGIGFSAMRGDEEGLVGNLTVYDVDLTLTPAPGLIIGGEYNNGRTELDEVNVENSWNGYMVMAHYSLTDVMGLTGRYDYFSREISQVAARRSGTQDHPRSLDVTQQALTIAPTFALTDGLGFLMELRRDFSDEAIFYNSESGKSEESMVNFAFEMTYSF; encoded by the coding sequence ATGGGTACCTTTATGTTACGCAGATTTCCCGCCTGGCTGGCGGTCCTGATGCTCACGGCCTTCCCGGCCGCCGCGCAGGAGAACGGAAACTCGGCCGTTTCCGGTCTGGTCGAAATCTCGGGGTTCGTAGACGCCAGCTACACCTATTCCAATCTCGATGATTCGAATACCTTCGGCCTCGATCAGGTGGAGATCGATCTGTCGAGGAACCTGGGCGATATCGGCTCGTTGCGCGCGGACCTGGAATGGGTGAGCGACGGCGAAGGCGGGTTCACCCTCGACGCGGAGCAGGGGTATGTGACTCTGGATCTCGGCATGGGCCGCGGGGAGGGGAACTACCCGACACTGACCTTCGGTAAATTCAACGCGCCCATCGGGTTCGAGCTTCTGGACGCCCCGGACATGTACCAGTACTCCCACGCACTGGTCTTCGATAATGGATTGCCCACCAATCTGACCGGCGCCATGCTGTCCATGGATCTGGGCGGCGGCATCGACGTGGTGGTCCACCTGTCCAACGGATGGGACCAGAATGTCGACGCGAATACCAACAAGATGATCGGCGGCAGACTCGGCTACAGCCACGATGAAATAGGCGGGATCGGCTTCTCGGCGATGCGCGGCGACGAAGAGGGGCTGGTCGGCAATCTGACCGTCTACGACGTCGACCTGACCCTGACGCCGGCGCCCGGACTCATCATCGGCGGGGAGTACAACAACGGCAGGACGGAGCTGGATGAAGTTAACGTAGAAAACAGCTGGAACGGCTACATGGTGATGGCACACTACAGTCTTACCGACGTCATGGGGTTGACGGGCCGGTACGACTACTTCAGCCGGGAAATTTCGCAGGTTGCGGCACGCCGCAGCGGAACGCAGGATCATCCGCGCAGCCTGGACGTGACCCAGCAGGCCCTTACCATCGCCCCGACGTTCGCGCTGACTGACGGCCTCGGGTTCCTCATGGAACTCCGCCGGGATTTCTCCGACGAAGCGATCTTCTACAATTCGGAATCAGGTAAATCGGAGGAATCGATGGTCAATTTCGCCTTCGAGATGACCTATTCGTTCTGA
- a CDS encoding porin: MGTFLLRGIPALQAVLILAAFPAAAQENEDSAVSGLVEISGFVDASYTYNNLDDSNTFGLDQVEIDLSRNLGDIGSLRADLEWVSDGEGGFTLDAEQGYVTLDLGLGRGEGNYPILTFGKFNAPIGFELLDAPDMYQYSHSLVFNNGLPTNLTGAMLAMDLGDGIDVVVHLTNGWDQNVDTNSNKMFGGRFGYRHEDVVGIGFSAMHGDEEVTVLNSSVENPVSNLTVYDIDLTLTPAPGLIIGGEYNYGKRELDFWDSETKWNGYMVMAHYSLTDVMGLTGRYDYFNTSTRTVTSSAPGLDHTFESDDTLQALTIAPTFALTDGLGFLMELRRDFSDDAIYGDPDEGEQEKSVVNFAFEMTYSF; the protein is encoded by the coding sequence ATGGGTACCTTCTTGTTACGAGGAATCCCCGCCTTGCAGGCGGTCCTGATACTCGCCGCCTTCCCGGCCGCCGCGCAGGAGAATGAAGATTCGGCCGTTTCCGGCCTGGTCGAAATCTCGGGATTCGTAGACGCCAGCTACACCTACAACAATCTCGATGATTCGAATACCTTCGGCCTCGACCAGGTGGAGATCGATTTGTCGAGAAACCTGGGCGATATCGGCTCGTTGCGCGCGGATCTGGAGTGGGTGAGTGACGGCGAGGGCGGGTTCACCCTCGACGCGGAGCAGGGGTACGTCACCCTCGATCTAGGGTTGGGCCGCGGGGAGGGGAACTACCCGATCCTGACCTTCGGGAAGTTCAACGCGCCCATAGGGTTCGAACTTCTGGACGCCCCGGACATGTACCAGTACTCCCACTCGCTGGTCTTCAACAATGGATTGCCCACCAATCTGACTGGTGCCATGCTGGCCATGGACCTTGGCGACGGCATTGATGTGGTGGTACATCTTACGAACGGTTGGGACCAGAACGTCGACACGAATTCCAACAAGATGTTCGGCGGCAGATTCGGTTACCGCCACGAGGATGTGGTCGGGATCGGCTTCTCGGCGATGCACGGCGACGAAGAGGTAACGGTCTTGAATTCGTCCGTCGAGAATCCGGTCAGCAATCTGACCGTCTACGACATCGACCTTACCCTGACGCCGGCGCCCGGACTCATCATCGGCGGGGAGTACAACTACGGCAAAAGAGAACTGGATTTCTGGGACTCAGAAACCAAGTGGAACGGCTACATGGTCATGGCGCACTATAGTCTTACCGACGTCATGGGATTGACGGGCAGGTACGACTACTTCAACACCAGCACCAGAACCGTCACCTCCTCCGCTCCCGGTTTGGATCATACATTCGAATCGGATGACACCCTGCAGGCCCTCACCATCGCCCCGACCTTCGCGCTGACCGACGGCCTGGGGTTCCTCATGGAACTCCGCCGGGATTTCTCGGACGATGCGATATACGGGGATCCGGATGAAGGCGAGCAGGAAAAGTCGGTGGTCAACTTCGCCTTCGAGATGACCTATTCGTTCTGA
- a CDS encoding threonylcarbamoyl-AMP synthase codes for MAAILQLHPEHPQKRHVDRVVEALHRGGVIVYPTDTVYGLGCDIFNRKAINRIYQIKQAPAGKPLSFVCSDLKDLARYAKNISNAAYRMMNRLLPGPYTFILEASRDVPKFMIGKRRTVGIRVPDNRICLEIVQALGRPVLSTSIAPSGIEASANGSDMNDADSIAARYGKVVDVIVDGGVIVPEPSTVVDLTGDEPEILRASAGEADLY; via the coding sequence ATGGCCGCTATCCTTCAACTCCATCCTGAACATCCCCAGAAGCGGCACGTCGACCGGGTCGTCGAAGCGCTGCACCGGGGTGGCGTGATCGTGTATCCGACCGACACGGTCTATGGACTGGGCTGCGATATCTTCAACCGCAAGGCCATCAACCGGATCTACCAGATCAAGCAGGCCCCCGCCGGGAAGCCGCTCAGTTTCGTATGTTCGGATCTGAAGGATCTCGCCCGGTACGCGAAGAACATCTCCAACGCGGCCTATCGCATGATGAATCGGCTGCTCCCCGGCCCCTACACCTTCATTCTGGAAGCTTCGAGAGACGTGCCGAAGTTCATGATCGGCAAGCGGCGTACGGTGGGAATCCGGGTGCCGGACAACCGGATATGCCTCGAAATCGTGCAGGCGCTCGGCCGGCCCGTGCTGAGTACCAGCATCGCGCCTTCCGGTATCGAGGCCTCAGCTAACGGAAGCGATATGAACGACGCCGATTCTATCGCGGCCCGGTACGGCAAGGTCGTGGACGTCATCGTGGACGGCGGCGTCATTGTTCCGGAGCCGTCCACGGTGGTTGATCTGACGGGTGACGAGCCTGAAATCCTGCGGGCGAGCGCCGGCGAAGCCGATCTGTACTGA
- a CDS encoding aminotransferase class I/II-fold pyridoxal phosphate-dependent enzyme, protein MQIVELRSDTMTRPTPAMRRAMANAEVGDDCFGEDPSVNRLEEAMAALLGKEAGLFVTSGTQGNQLAVRSQTHHGNDVIAEKYCHIFNAEAGALGALSGVQVRLLTGERGVFTPAQMEEVIQRGDNVHYGRTALVAVENTHNKSGGYPWPVEALSRVSDCGRSNNLRVHMDGARLFNACAATGLTAQTYTQHVDTVSVCLSKGLGAPVGSVLAGDQTTIDAARYYRKMLGGGMRQAGVLAAAGLYAMEHNISRLPEDHGHATRLGEALADLDNVEIDLDEIHSNMIFFSLRNGLDPFEAVDRLAEEGVRMLAMKPGVIRAVTHLDVSGDQIDRTIEVCRKVLTRVS, encoded by the coding sequence ATGCAGATCGTCGAACTGCGCAGCGACACCATGACCCGGCCGACGCCGGCTATGCGCCGAGCCATGGCGAACGCCGAGGTCGGCGACGACTGTTTCGGCGAAGACCCATCGGTCAACCGGCTGGAAGAAGCCATGGCCGCCCTGCTCGGCAAGGAAGCCGGTCTCTTCGTCACGAGCGGCACGCAGGGCAACCAGCTCGCTGTCCGGTCGCAGACCCATCACGGCAACGACGTCATCGCGGAAAAGTACTGCCACATTTTCAACGCGGAAGCCGGCGCCCTCGGTGCGCTCTCGGGCGTGCAGGTCCGCCTGTTGACGGGAGAACGGGGTGTATTCACGCCCGCGCAGATGGAGGAAGTGATCCAGCGGGGCGACAACGTGCATTACGGCAGGACGGCGCTGGTCGCGGTGGAGAACACCCACAACAAGTCAGGCGGATACCCATGGCCCGTGGAGGCGCTGTCCCGGGTCAGCGATTGCGGACGGTCAAACAACCTGCGCGTCCACATGGACGGCGCCCGGCTGTTCAACGCCTGCGCGGCGACGGGCCTGACCGCACAGACCTATACGCAGCACGTCGATACGGTATCCGTGTGCCTGTCCAAGGGCCTGGGCGCGCCGGTCGGCAGCGTGCTGGCGGGCGACCAGACCACGATTGACGCGGCGCGCTACTACCGGAAGATGCTCGGCGGCGGGATGCGCCAGGCGGGCGTCCTGGCGGCGGCCGGTCTCTACGCCATGGAGCACAACATCTCCCGGCTGCCCGAGGACCACGGCCATGCCACCCGGCTGGGGGAGGCGCTCGCCGACCTGGACAACGTCGAGATCGACCTGGACGAGATCCACAGCAACATGATCTTCTTCAGCCTGCGAAACGGCCTGGATCCCTTCGAGGCCGTCGATCGCCTGGCCGAAGAAGGCGTCCGGATGCTCGCCATGAAACCCGGCGTCATCCGTGCTGTTACGCACCTGGACGTAAGCGGCGATCAGATCGACCGAACCATCGAAGTCTGCAGGAAGGTGCTGACCCGCGTTTCCTGA